The Pararhodobacter sp. genomic sequence GTCAGCTTCGTCGTCTCCGCGCGTCTCCTCAAGAAGACGGCCGACCAGCAGAACAAGATCCGCGAATACCTCACGCCGTTCGCCAAGTTCTACGGCTCCATGAACGAGCGCATGGATGAGTACGTGCGGCTGTTCCCGGTTCACCCCGACTACCTGAAGACCTTCGAGCAGATCCACTTCACCGAGAAGCGTGGCGCGCTCAAGACCATCGAGGCCGCCATGCTGGCCATCCTCGATCAGGAAGTGCCCGCCGACAAGCCGCTGTTCATCAGCTACGAGAGCTTCTGGAACACCATCAAGGCCAACTCGGTCCTGCGTGCTGACCCGAACATCAAAGAGGTGATGCGCGTCTCCGAAGTGCTGGAGTCGCGGGTCCAGCAAGCCTTCACGCGCCCGGCCTACAAGGCAATGGCGCTGCGCGTCATCAACGCGTTGGCCGTTCACCGTCTGACCACGGGCGGCGACATCCATGTGCCCATTGGCCCCACGGCTGCCGAGCTGCGCGACGCCTTGTGTCTGTTCCAGCCGGGCGTGGAGGACATGCCGGGCGATCCGGCCGAGAACCTGCTGTCGATGGTCCAGACCGTCATGCGGGAAGTGCTGAAGACCGTCAACGGCCAGTTCATCTCCAAGGCGCCGGACACCGAGCAGTACTACCTCGACCTCAAGAAGGACATCGACTACGACGCGCAGATCGAAAAGCGCGCCGAAGCCCTATCCGACGACGCACTGGACCGTGCCTACTACAGCGCCGTCAAGGCGCTGATGGAGTGCAGCGACGACCTGCGTTATCCCGGCTTCCAGATCTGGCAGTACCAGCTCGAATGGCAGGAGCGCCGTGTCGAACGCATGGGCTACCTGTTCTTCGGGGCGCCGAATGATCGGCCCACGGCGCAGCCCGAGCGCGACTTCTACGTCTACTTCATCCAGCCCTTCGACAAACCGAAGTTCGCCGACAACAACCTGTCGGACGAGGTGTTCTTCCGCCTCACCGGGCTGGACGACGATCTCAAGCGGCACCTGTCGTCCTACGCGGCGGCGCTCGATCTGGCATCCACCGCCAGTGGCGGCGCCAAGGCCATCTACCTCTCCAAGGCGCAAGACTTCCTGCGCGCCATGAGCAAGTGGCTGCAGGAAAAGCAGATGACCGCCTTCGAGGTCACCTACCAGGGCAAGAAGAAGAACCTGCAGGAGTGGGCCAAAGGCGTGTCGCTGCGTGACCGGGCGCGGCTTGGCACGGACGAGCGCATAAACTTCCGCGACGTGGTGAACGTCATTTCGGGCCTGGTACTGGGCCAGCGCTTCGTCGATCTCTCGCCGGAATACCCAACGTTCTCGGTGCTGGTCACTGAGGCCAACCGCAAGCAACTGATCGGCAACGCACTGCGCGCACTGGCCGGCGGCACTCGTACCAAAGATGCGCTCGCCGTGCTCGATGCGCTGGAGTTGCTCGATGGTGATCGCGTCGATCCCGCCAACTCTCGCTACGCGCAGGAAGTACTGAACCGGCTCAAAGCCAAGGGCCACGGCCAGGTGCTCAACCGCAGCGAACTGCTGTCGGGCACCTCGGACGTCGAGTATTTCGCGCCGATCAAGTACCGACTGGAACCCGACCTGCTGGTCACCGTGCTGGGCGGGCTGGTTTACTCCGGCGACATCGTGCTGTCGATCACCGGCGACAAGATCGACTCCGGCAAGCTGACCCAGCTGGCAGAACGCTCGCTGGAGGAACTTAAGCAGTTCAAGCACGTTGAGGCTCCCAAAGAGATCAACCTCGCGGTGCTGCGGGCCCTGTTCGAATTGTTCGACCTGCCGTCCGGCCTCGCCCAGAAGGCCAGCCAGGGCGATACCGAGCCGGTCATCAAACTGCAGGAGAAAGTCAGTGCGCTGGTGACGCGTGTGCTCAAGGCCGGTTCCAACCTGCAGCAAGGCAAGCTCGGCTTTTGGGGCCAGAACCTGCTGCGCGAGGAAGAAGCCAAAGACTGGCACGCCCGGCTGGATTCGCTGAAAAAGTTCACCGAGTCGCTGGCACCGTACAACACCGTCGGCAAGCTCAAGAATCTGCGCGTCACCCAGGAAGACCTGGACGGCCAGAAGAAGAATTTGGAGATCCTGGCCGCCGTCGAGCGTCTGCTCGAACTGGTGGTGGAGCTAGGCAGCACGGCGTCCTACCTCTCGCAAGCCGAGATGGTGCTGCCTGCCGAGCACCCGTGGGTGAAACAGGCCGAAACCGCCCGCAAAGCGCTACAGGA encodes the following:
- a CDS encoding DUF6079 family protein codes for the protein MAKNMKYGDLIQFEQIESVIQLLDAGRPDEAKKLVATYVISDDMAERISKLMVPQLSFDDSVDHKGVLIVGNYGTGKSHLMSVLSLVAEDAAYAPMIRHPKVAEAVAPIAGRFKVLRIEVGGLQMPLRQIITLQLERFLEKIGVDYTFPTADKELNNKDSFEEMMAAFGEKFPDQGVLLVVDEFLEYLQSRRDHELVQDLAILRQIGEVTKHLKFRFVAGVQEAIFDSVRFQHVADSMRRVNERFTQILIDRQDVSFVVSARLLKKTADQQNKIREYLTPFAKFYGSMNERMDEYVRLFPVHPDYLKTFEQIHFTEKRGALKTIEAAMLAILDQEVPADKPLFISYESFWNTIKANSVLRADPNIKEVMRVSEVLESRVQQAFTRPAYKAMALRVINALAVHRLTTGGDIHVPIGPTAAELRDALCLFQPGVEDMPGDPAENLLSMVQTVMREVLKTVNGQFISKAPDTEQYYLDLKKDIDYDAQIEKRAEALSDDALDRAYYSAVKALMECSDDLRYPGFQIWQYQLEWQERRVERMGYLFFGAPNDRPTAQPERDFYVYFIQPFDKPKFADNNLSDEVFFRLTGLDDDLKRHLSSYAAALDLASTASGGAKAIYLSKAQDFLRAMSKWLQEKQMTAFEVTYQGKKKNLQEWAKGVSLRDRARLGTDERINFRDVVNVISGLVLGQRFVDLSPEYPTFSVLVTEANRKQLIGNALRALAGGTRTKDALAVLDALELLDGDRVDPANSRYAQEVLNRLKAKGHGQVLNRSELLSGTSDVEYFAPIKYRLEPDLLVTVLGGLVYSGDIVLSITGDKIDSGKLTQLAERSLEELKQFKHVEAPKEINLAVLRALFELFDLPSGLAQKASQGDTEPVIKLQEKVSALVTRVLKAGSNLQQGKLGFWGQNLLREEEAKDWHARLDSLKKFTESLAPYNTVGKLKNLRVTQEDLDGQKKNLEILAAVERLLELVVELGSTASYLSQAEMVLPAEHPWVKQAETARKALQEKLSQDRTAEHAAEYRQTLNQLKKDYITAYIASHSKARLGVAEDKTRNALRKDDRLLALRVLAGVSLMPTSQLTAFEESLNGLKSCSSLDEPTLVTAAVCPHCQFRPSAEQLELIPAANRLHKLDDDLDQLVTNWQQTLLENLEDPFTQDSLGLLPPASKKLIDAFLTSRKLPEPMTTEFANAVQEALSGLEKIAVKGDEIKQALLLGGSPATPDDLRKRFDTFMNERCKGKDATKLRFVIE